The Parcubacteria group bacterium genome includes the window GCTCCTCAAGGGGTTCGTCGGTTACTCAAGCAGCTATGTGGATATGGCGGAAGCCAACATCCACACCATCGCGTCTTGGCTCCGCGACGGCATGCCGGCCGCGGAAAACGTCAGTGTCCGGTTCACCGAGGAGAACGAACTCCGTCAGGCAGTCACGCGCGTGGCGCGCAACTGGCACACCTCGGTCCGCCGCGACAGCGTGTTCTATCGCGTGGTGAACGAGCTCTCGCGCGACGGCACGCGGCTCGTGCTTCCGTCCCACGTCAGCGAGCTCTCCCATGACCTGGAGGAGCTCAACGTCATCAGCGTGGCGGAAGAGCAGTGGGGCGCCGATGCCTGGCGCAAGCTCATCAAGTACCACGATGAGCAGGCGTTCGCCGCCGAGAAAGAGCGGCTCCTCGCCCTGGTGGAACGGCTGAAGGGATAGCCGAACCACCACCCCCCCCCCGCTCCCGCGACCGCGCAGCAGTAGCGCACCGGCAGTCGGACGAACTCAAACCAACGAGTTTCGTCCGACTGCCACTATTCCCTGCCCTCAACGAAAGTTGAGGTTAGAGAAAAGATTAAAACCGCTCTTTTATCCGAAGGTGTTGCTATAATGACTTAACAAATTGTTTGAGAGATTATAGCAACACCTTCGTAGTATTCACCCCACCCTCCCACAAGGAGAAAACAGATGTACCGATTCCGCTTCATCCTCGCGCTCGTGGCCGCCATGGCCATCGCAGTCGTGGCCTGCAGAGACAAGGCCGTGACCACGCTCAACGACATCGTCACCGACACGGTGATTGAGGTCGCCGTTGCCTCCCTCGCCCAGGACATCAAGGCGGGAGACGCGGGAAACTGGTCGTACGCCGACTCGTACGGCCCGACCTGGACCGCGAACACAAAGGCCCGGCACGCAATCTTCGCCGATCACCTCGGTGAGGATTGGTTCGACCTCGTGTACGACAACAAGACCGACTACCGGGAGCGGGCTATGCGCATCGCCCGCGAATCCCTGGACACGCCCGAGGAGCTGTGGGCCGCGTACCTTCGCCACAAGGCGAAGGTCATCGCCGAGATCCGAAAGCACGGCATCCAGGACGATGTCGTCAGATACTCAACCGCCGCCCTGCCCTACTTCTCGCCGCCGGGCGGCGAAGAGCTCACCGACCCCCACGGCGACCACGGAGCCAAGGAGTGGGCCGAACGTCGGCGAACCGAAGGCGGCGACGCCCTAGTCGTTGCCTGGGGCGAGGTCATCGCAGATCTCGCCAGTTCACTGTAGTCGCCCGCCCCCAACGGCGGCCGCATCATCGGCCCGCTGCCAAGCTAGAAGTTATAGCAAGGCAGCGGGTCTTTTTTTATGCGCGGGCTTATTTCACCGCATAATTTTTCGCGGCAAACACGTACTGCTCTATGAAGATAGCCTTAAATGGAATAATTGAATTAACCTCGTAAAACACGAGGGTCGCTTCGCGGTAGTCTTTCTCCTTTACGCTCCGATAGGATAGAGGCGCGCAGTTGTGCGCCAGCAATATCGCGTTTGCCATAATGCGCGCGGTGCGCTTATTGCCGTCATTAAACGGCTGAATGTAGCTGATGCCGAGCAAGGCCAAGAGGGCTTTGGCATAGGGGGTTTTCGCCCTTGCCATGGCGGCCGCCAGCGCCTCTACCGCCTCTCTAATCTGATGCGCGTTGTCCAGCGGCCGATACTTGGAACCGGTTACGCCGACCGGTTTTTGGCGCAATCCCGCGCCCACGCTTAAATCTTTCACTACCATGCCATGCAGTTGTTCAAGATTAGGGCGCGTCAGAACGCGAAACTCTTTCTTATGTTCGTACACAAACTCAAACGCGTCCTTGTGATTGAGAATCATGCGGGCTTCTTTTTTATCATGCCCAAGAGCTTCCTTGCGCTCTAAAATAAGCTTCTCCGTGTCAAGAAGCGTATACGTATTCCCCTCAATCTTTGATGATTTCCAGGACAGTTCTATGATGAGCCGTTCTAATTCTTTCTTTTGAATGGCCCGCGGTAACCGCGCCGTCCGCGCATGATATTCGTCGGTTGCCTTTTCAAGAGCGGCTTGTTCGGCCGGAGTGAAGATATCGGAGAGGAACGACGGCAGCAGATCAAAATTAAAACGCGCGAGCCCAAAGCGCTCGTCCGGTTCCGTGGCGCAGTAACGGTTCGCGTCCACCTCGCTCCAGATGCGCCCTAAAACGCTGATGCCGTACGCGCGCGACCGGCCGCGGCCAAAAGCGGCCAAAAGCCCCGCCGCGGCCATGCGGGATAGTTCTCGCTTAATGGTTACCAGCGAGGTTTCTTGGCCTTCTCTGGCCAGGCGGCTGTGAACCTCTGAAGAACTTATGAAATCTTGGCGTAGAAATAAATCCAGTATTTTTTGCTGCTTTGAACTGATTATGGTCATAATCGTATCATTTATACTAATTAATCGTATCAAAATGATACGATTATGTCAAACATATCGCCCGTAACCACTCACAATGGTAAGCTAGAAGTTATAGCAAGGTAGCGGGCCATTTTTTTTGACTAAAATAGCTTGTAGTGTTAATCTAGTAGTATAGAGAATCCAATACATATGGAAACAGCAACAATGCCTAAAAAAATAAGCTCCGCATCATTACACGAGCTTAAACCGTTTATTGTGCAGACAATTTCCGAAGTCTTGAACGACCCTGATTTTGGTTTAGAGCTAAGCGATCGGGCGCAGGCAAGGCTGCGGCAATCCAGAGAATCTTCGGATAAAACAATCTCGTTCAATGATGTCAAAAGAAAGTATCATTAAACCCATATGGGGGAATGGGAGTTGGAATTTTCCGTTGCGGCCGAGGATGACCTCGCCGCGCTTGATAACGAACTGCGGCAGAGAATCATCAATAAGCTTGATTGGTTTTTGGAAAATTTTGATTCGCTTTCTCCTGAATCATTAACCGGCGAGTACAGGGAATTTTATAAATTGAGAGCGGGCCAGTGGAGAATATTCTATAAGGTCAACTGGCAACAAAAGACAATCACGGTCCACTATATTGACCCGAGAGACAAAGCGTACAGGAAAAGATAGCGAGTGATGCGCACGCGGAAAACAACGCCATATTTTTATGCCGTTTTTTTATTCGCCGCCGTTTTTTTGACAATTCCGTGTTTTTGTAGTAATACAAAGAAACACGCTGCCCGCAAAAACAGCGCAACGCAACAAAAATTGACCTTTACATAACCACAAAGTGTAGAACGATTCATCAAACCCTTCCCCGAAAGGGAGAAAGAGCATAGGCTCATGAGCGGCGCAGGCACCGAAGAGGTCCCTTGGGCAAGTGCCGTAGTTGTCGTTACGGTCAGCGACAGCAACAACGACTTGGAGTGCGTACGGAAATTCGTGCGCGGGATATCCGCGCCCGATGCAGACCCGGCCGACTGTTGTGTGGATGTGGATGAGGTGCGGCAGTACAAAAACCGCCGGGGTGAACAGTGCACCGAGCTTTACCTGTTCCGCCCCCAAACCCCAAAACCCTAAGGAGGCAAGGCATGAACCTCACCCAGGAACAGCACGGAAATGTGGTTGTGGTCACGTTCCACGGCGATGTACTGGATGCGCGCAACGTCAAGGAATTCCGCCAGGCCATGGACCCCATCCTTGAGCAGCACGACACCATGATCCTGGACATGTCCGAGATTACATTCGTGGACTCCTCGGGTCTGGGCAGCCTCTTGGACTGCCTGCGCAAGCTCACTACTGACCGCGACGGCAGATTTGATCTCTGCAGCCTCACGAGGCCAGTGCGCACGCTCTTTGAGATGGTGCGCATACACCGCATTTTTGAGATCCATAACACCCGCGAAGATGCACTTCAGAGGCGCCAAAAAAAAGGCGCAGACACAGAGTAGTGTTTTTCCATCACGCACAAGGAGAGAAAAGGCATGAACATGGGTCGCACGGTGTTCGGGTACCACGCGGGCCGGGCAGGCTTGGACGCGGCCGGAGGAACTGCCGGGCCGCCGGTTGGCCTGGATGACCTCCGCAAGAGCGCGTACACGCATGTGGGCGTTCCCATGGACCACGCGGATTCCTACGTCCAAACACTCATCAGTGTTGCCGGAGTGAGAGTCATCCGCACCATGGAAGCGCAGTGGAACCCGGGCCTGAACAAGAGAGACCTCGGCCGCATCATCCTGGACTTTGTTGATGTGCACCAGCCGGGCCCGTTCCTCTCTACCTGGCTCATCAACATTCAGGAGCCGTGCCACGGGTTTGCCTGGAATCTGGAGCACGACATCACGGACGCGAGCCTGTACCCCATCACCGCGGCGGACATGCATCTCGCCAGGCTCTGGAAGTTCAACCTCGCGGTTCCTGCCCAGTACGTCGCGTTCCGGTGCCAGCAGTTTACAATCATCGCCCGGCTCATGAAAAAGCTGGGCGCCGCGCACTGGGGCGAGTTTACGGTCATCATCTACTCCGAGTACGGGGAGGGGGCGCGCGAACGGTACGGCTGTGACTGGAACCAGCTCTCAAACCCGTTCCTCAAGCTGGGCGCAGAGGCCTTGCCGCTCATTGACTACGCCCACTGCGCCTACTTCGGCGGGGTAAAGCTCTCTCCCGAGTACCGGAACTGGCTTGCGAGCCTGCCCGAGAACGGGCTCAAGGTCCTGCACAACACCCAACTGCCGCATCCCTTAAACACCCCGGAGGGCCACCGCGGCCAGGTCGCGGACAGGCTCGGGCTGATGGCAAACCGCCCGGGAGACGGGTTCGGAAGCTGCGACGCCGAGGCGGGAAAAGGCCAGCTGCACCTCTGGGACGACCCGGACCGGGACGTGAGCCGCGCCATCACCCAGGGCATGCGCCTTGCCAAGGACCCGGGCCTCGCCGTGCTGCAAAGCATGAGCTGGGGCCAGATCAAGGCGAGCATGGCGTAACGCGCGCCGCGCTCGCAGTACAACAAACGGACTCCCTGCCGCTCTGGCCGGGAGTCCAATTTTTTTTAAGGGCGAGGTTATCCCCAAAACTTGACGCTGTACACCGCGTACAAGAGGTACCCCATCACCAAGACCGCGCCCTCAAACCGCGTCAGCGTGTGGTGGGACTTGAAGAGTGCGGCAACCAGGATCGCGGCAAAGATGAACGCCGGAAAGTCAAAAATCAAAAGGTCCGGGTTGATGGCAATGGGCGAAATGAGCGCGGCAACGCCCACCACCAAATGGATGTTCATCACGTTGGAGCCGATCACATTGCCGATGCCGATGCCGGGCTGGTGCTTGGCAGCGGACACCAGGGTTACCACGAGCTCGGGGATGGACGCGCCGATTGCGATCACGAGAATGCCCACCAAGAGCTCGGACACGTTAAACTGCACGGCAAGCGCAAGGCTTGAATCAACAAACAATTTTGCGCCGAGGATGATGAGGACAAGCCCGAGTACAATCCGCACCCAGGCCCTGCCGGTTTTGAGCGCTTCCTTCTTGCGGCGCCGGTGCTTGTGCGCGCCCAGTTCCTTGCGCATCTCCGCGTGGGACGTGCGGATGGAGTACCACTGGAACGCAATGCCGAGGAGTATGAGGATGATGGCGTCCCCGCGGCTGACCGTAAGGTCAAACGCCAGAAAGTAGATGAGCACTGCGGCAAGCATGACCCAGGGAAACTCGTGCTTGAGGGTGCTTGCGTGGATGCGCAAAGGGGCTATCACCGCGGCCAAGCCGAACACGAGCGCGAGCTTGAGCACCGAGGAGCCGATGGCATTGCCGATGATGAGGTCATTCGCCCCGGAGAGCGAGGCCGTGATAGCGATGGACGTCTCGGGCATGATGCCCCCGAGCGTGACCACGGACAATCCCACCACCGCGGTTGAGACGCCCATTTTCGCGGCAAGCGCGGACGCGTGCGACACGAGCAAGTCAGCGCCCTTGTACAGGGCAAGTATGCCGATGCCAAAAAACAGGATTACGAAAAACATCATTGCAAACGTAGGTTAGTTTCTGTTTTGGTTTTGCGGAACTGCGGCTATGATGCGGCCGGTGGCGCTTCTTTTTCTTTCTTTTCCGCGGGCTCTGCGTCTTCCAGCAAGCGGAAATCCAGGTGGAATCCGCCCCAGCGCTTGGACGAAAAGTTGTACGCCCACGCCACAACGGCGCCCACAACGGCCCCGATGATCCCGAAGAGCACAATGCCGATAACGAGCGACACCGCGCCCGTGCCGAACGCCGTGGTTCCGGTTGCCAGGGAAATGATCGCAAAGATCACGTACACCACCACCGCGAGAAAGCCAGCCACGCGGGCTGATGATTTTAGGGAAACTGTTTTTAGTTCATACATATGTTTTACTTACCTAAACGAAACGTTGTATTTTTTTGCGAGTACTGACCGCAGTTTTTCCATAATCACATCAACTTCTTTTGATTCTAACGTCCGGTCCGTGGAGAAACAGGTGAGGCGCACGGTCAGGCTCGCGCTTGTTTCCAGGCCGTGGTAGGAATCAAACAACTCAACCTTTTTTATGAGCGGATTAAAATGGGAAATCGTAGCCTCAAGCTCCCTGTATTCTACCACAGAAGGCACGGAAAGCGAAAGGTCGCGCTCCACAACCGGGTAAAACGGAATAGGGGCGTATACTGCTTTTCCCTTTGCGCGGGCACCGGAGAGCGCCTCCACGTCAAGGAATGAGATTGCGCACGAGCTCCGAAACCGCAGTCCCGGAACCGTTCCTCTGGGATGGATGGTGATGAATCCAATGGGACGCTTGCGGACGCCTATGCGGTACGTGCCGCGCTCCTTTTCCATGGTCAGCTGCTCACCCGTGAATGACGCGATGATTCCGACTAAGGTGCGGAACAGTTCCTCGTCTGACTGTTTCGTGTTGATGAGCCCAATGGCCGCTTTCCAGGACTCGCCTTTTGTTTTGCGGAACACCTTGCCGATCTCAAACAAGCGGAACGCATCGCGCGAGAGCAGTGATGAATTCTTGGAAAGTTTTTCCAGCATCCACGGCCCAAGCGAAGTTCGCAGGTACGGAAATTCATCGTTGACCGGGTTGGTAAGCTTGATGTGCTCCGCCTTTGCGTGGCCCGAAAGTTTGATGGCGCTTTCCTGGTAGAACGAGTACGTCAAAAGCTCCGTGAATCCGAGGCCCGCCAAAAAGTGGCGCAACGCATGCCGCAGCTCGTGCAAGGGTAGAACCCTCGGGCTTGCAAGCGTTGCCATGGGCAAGGTCTTGGGGAGCTTGTTGTAATCAAGCATCCTGCCGATTTCTTCTATGAGGTCAGCTTCCTCACGTGTGTCATGCATCCGCCATGACGGAATCTTGACCTCTAATTTCCCCCCTTTGCCAAGGGGGGGACGAAGGGGGGGTCTTGACGTGCCAGCCACGACAAATCCCAGTGATTGCAGGATTGACTTGATTTTTGATGCCGGAACCGCAACTCCGAGCAAGCGATGCGCTTCAGCCACTGACAATTTGATGGAGCGCTTGGGAACTTCCGCGCTTCCGGATGACACAATGCCTTTGAGCACCACGCCGCCTGCCAGGTCGCGGATAGAGGCGGCGGCGCGGTCAATCGCCTCTTCTACGATACTTGGGTCCACGCCTTTTTCAAATCTGCTGGATGATTCACTGCGCAATCCAAGAGCTTTTGACGTTGCGCGCACAGATGCGCTATTGAACACCGCAGCCTCCAGGATGATGTTCTGGGTGCCGTTATTGATGCCGGATTCTTTACCCCCCATAACCCCGGCAATTGCCGCGGCGCGCTTCTCATCAGCCACCACGAGCATGCTTTCCGTGAGCGTGTAGGTTGCATCGTCCAAGGCAATGATTTTTTCCCCGCGCTTTGCGCGCCTAACAGTTATCGTGTCCCCTGCCATCTTGTTCGCGTCAAATGCGTGCAAGGGGTGGCCCAACTCGTACATCACGTAGTTTGTCGCGTCAACCACGTTGTTGATGGATGCAATGCCAGCCTGGGCGAGCCGGTTGGAAAGCCACAGCGGAGACGGCGCGACTGAAACGCCCTGGATCACGCGGGCGCAATAGAGCGGGCAGAGCTTCTTGTCCGCGATTTTAACGGTGAGAGATGATGATGCGCTGGTGCCGCTTTCCTTTATTCCCCCTCCTTTATTAAGGAGGGGGCGAGGGGGTGGTTTGAGCTTGAGCCCATACAGCGCCGCAACCTCCCTCGCAAGCCCGCGTATGGAAAAACAGTCGCTGCGGTTCGGGGTAATGGCAAGCTCCAGCACAGCCTCATCTAATCCAAGAAATTTGACCGCGTCAGCCCCTATTTTCGCGTCTTTGGGAAGAATAAAAATGCCGGAGTGGTCATCGTTTATGCCCAGTTCTCTTGGTGAGGCCAACATGCCGTGTGATTTGATGCCGCGCACGGATCTAGCCTCTATCTTCAAGCCCGGAACGCTTCCGCCAACCAAAACGCAGGGAACCTTTTGGCCGACCGCAATGTTCGGGGCGCCGCACACAATTTCCAGCAATGACTTGTTGCCCACATCAACGTACGCGATCTGCAACTTGTCCGCGTTCGGGTGCGGCTTAATGTTTTTGATCTGGCCCACCACGATTTTTGACAAACCATTGGCATTGTCCGTAATCTTCTCAACTTCTGAACCGGACAGCGTTAAGCGCTCCGCAATCTCGTGCGGTTTCGCTTTCACGTTCACAAATTCTTTCAGCCAACTGATTGGTAGATTCATATTAAAACTGCTCAATAAACCGCAAATCCCCGCCGTATGAGAGGCGGATGTCATCAACCCCGTAATACAGCATCATCAAGCGGTCAATGCCCAGGCCGAACGCAAAGCCGGACCACTGTGCGGGGTCAACCCCCATATTAGCCAATACATTCGGGTGCACCATGCCCGAGCCGAGCGTCTCTATCCAGCCTGACTGCTTGCAGAACGAACAGCCCTTTCCCCTGCACAGTAAACAGCTCATATCAATGTCCATGGACGGCTCCGTAAACGGGTAAAAGTGCGGGCGCACACGGATTTTGACCGCATCTCCGTACAAGCGTTTGAGGAAGAGTTCCAGGGTTCCCATGAGGTCGGTCACGCTGATGGCGCGGTCAATCACCAGGCCCTCCACTTGGTAGAACGTGGTTTCGTGCCCCGCATCCGTTCGCTCGTTGCGGAACACGCGCCCCGGAACCAGTAATCGCACCGGCGGCTTACGCGTCTTCATGGCGCGGATTTGCACGGGAGACGTGTGTGTGCGCAGCACTAAGGGGCGGCCGCGCTTGTCAGCCTTGCCAACGTAAAACGTGTCCTGGATGTCGCGCGAGGGGTGGTCGCGCGGCACGTTCAGCAAATCAAAATTATACTCCTGGGTCTCCATCTCCGGGCCCTCCACCACCTCATACCCCATCGGAACGAAAATAGCTTCTATCTTTTCCAAAAAAAGGGTGATGGGGTGCACATGCCCGACTGCGGGCGCAATTCCCGGAAGCGTGTGGTCAAACTTACGTGACGTTGATGTGCCTGCTGGCGAAACAGATTTCTTTTTTTGGATGATGTCCAAAATGTCTTTTTTGACGTCATTGATGAGCTTCCCGACTGCCGGGCGTTCCGCGTCAGCCAAAGATTTCATTTCCTTGGAGATGCGCGCGAGCTCTGCTTTGCGCCCCAAAAACTGCGTGTACAGCTTTTCAATGGCTGCCGCGTCAGTTGCTTTCTCAAACGCAGCCATTGCGTCCTTCCGCAGTTGTTCCAGGCGCTTCTTCATAGCCCCTGCGCCTCCTCCTTGCCGATGAAGAACACCTCAATCAGCACCACCGCAATAATGAGGATCCC containing:
- a CDS encoding STAS domain-containing protein, with translation MNLTQEQHGNVVVVTFHGDVLDARNVKEFRQAMDPILEQHDTMILDMSEITFVDSSGLGSLLDCLRKLTTDRDGRFDLCSLTRPVRTLFEMVRIHRIFEIHNTREDALQRRQKKGADTE
- a CDS encoding type II toxin-antitoxin system RelE/ParE family toxin, which produces MGEWELEFSVAAEDDLAALDNELRQRIINKLDWFLENFDSLSPESLTGEYREFYKLRAGQWRIFYKVNWQQKTITVHYIDPRDKAYRKR
- the pheS gene encoding phenylalanine--tRNA ligase subunit alpha; translation: MKKRLEQLRKDAMAAFEKATDAAAIEKLYTQFLGRKAELARISKEMKSLADAERPAVGKLINDVKKDILDIIQKKKSVSPAGTSTSRKFDHTLPGIAPAVGHVHPITLFLEKIEAIFVPMGYEVVEGPEMETQEYNFDLLNVPRDHPSRDIQDTFYVGKADKRGRPLVLRTHTSPVQIRAMKTRKPPVRLLVPGRVFRNERTDAGHETTFYQVEGLVIDRAISVTDLMGTLELFLKRLYGDAVKIRVRPHFYPFTEPSMDIDMSCLLCRGKGCSFCKQSGWIETLGSGMVHPNVLANMGVDPAQWSGFAFGLGIDRLMMLYYGVDDIRLSYGGDLRFIEQF
- a CDS encoding calcium/sodium antiporter, translating into MMFFVILFFGIGILALYKGADLLVSHASALAAKMGVSTAVVGLSVVTLGGIMPETSIAITASLSGANDLIIGNAIGSSVLKLALVFGLAAVIAPLRIHASTLKHEFPWVMLAAVLIYFLAFDLTVSRGDAIILILLGIAFQWYSIRTSHAEMRKELGAHKHRRRKKEALKTGRAWVRIVLGLVLIILGAKLFVDSSLALAVQFNVSELLVGILVIAIGASIPELVVTLVSAAKHQPGIGIGNVIGSNVMNIHLVVGVAALISPIAINPDLLIFDFPAFIFAAILVAALFKSHHTLTRFEGAVLVMGYLLYAVYSVKFWG
- a CDS encoding Fic family protein, whose product is MTIISSKQQKILDLFLRQDFISSSEVHSRLAREGQETSLVTIKRELSRMAAAGLLAAFGRGRSRAYGISVLGRIWSEVDANRYCATEPDERFGLARFNFDLLPSFLSDIFTPAEQAALEKATDEYHARTARLPRAIQKKELERLIIELSWKSSKIEGNTYTLLDTEKLILERKEALGHDKKEARMILNHKDAFEFVYEHKKEFRVLTRPNLEQLHGMVVKDLSVGAGLRQKPVGVTGSKYRPLDNAHQIREAVEALAAAMARAKTPYAKALLALLGISYIQPFNDGNKRTARIMANAILLAHNCAPLSYRSVKEKDYREATLVFYEVNSIIPFKAIFIEQYVFAAKNYAVK
- a CDS encoding phenylalanine--tRNA ligase subunit beta, with product MNLPISWLKEFVNVKAKPHEIAERLTLSGSEVEKITDNANGLSKIVVGQIKNIKPHPNADKLQIAYVDVGNKSLLEIVCGAPNIAVGQKVPCVLVGGSVPGLKIEARSVRGIKSHGMLASPRELGINDDHSGIFILPKDAKIGADAVKFLGLDEAVLELAITPNRSDCFSIRGLAREVAALYGLKLKPPPRPLLNKGGGIKESGTSASSSLTVKIADKKLCPLYCARVIQGVSVAPSPLWLSNRLAQAGIASINNVVDATNYVMYELGHPLHAFDANKMAGDTITVRRAKRGEKIIALDDATYTLTESMLVVADEKRAAAIAGVMGGKESGINNGTQNIILEAAVFNSASVRATSKALGLRSESSSRFEKGVDPSIVEEAIDRAAASIRDLAGGVVLKGIVSSGSAEVPKRSIKLSVAEAHRLLGVAVPASKIKSILQSLGFVVAGTSRPPLRPPLGKGGKLEVKIPSWRMHDTREEADLIEEIGRMLDYNKLPKTLPMATLASPRVLPLHELRHALRHFLAGLGFTELLTYSFYQESAIKLSGHAKAEHIKLTNPVNDEFPYLRTSLGPWMLEKLSKNSSLLSRDAFRLFEIGKVFRKTKGESWKAAIGLINTKQSDEELFRTLVGIIASFTGEQLTMEKERGTYRIGVRKRPIGFITIHPRGTVPGLRFRSSCAISFLDVEALSGARAKGKAVYAPIPFYPVVERDLSLSVPSVVEYRELEATISHFNPLIKKVELFDSYHGLETSASLTVRLTCFSTDRTLESKEVDVIMEKLRSVLAKKYNVSFR